The following proteins are co-located in the Brachybacterium sacelli genome:
- a CDS encoding TIGR01777 family oxidoreductase: MRIETTHRVPFPLADVLAWHERPGAIVRLTPPGLAGADDPAADGLQVGRVVAAHLGPSRLPDLLRPHWVLRHREHETGDENGRFVDQQVHGPWRDWRHEHRFTADDHGTLVHDLIDVELPRPLERLAGSVESQVRRLLAFRDRQLHDDLRFHAGFAGTPRRTIALTGSSGLIGTQLAALLETGGHSVRRVIREGSVGPGEISWDPQAGALDAADLEGVDVVVNLAGRSIATRWTDGTRREIRSSRIHGSALIARTLAGMRDGPSALVQASAIGFYGPRRPGELLTEADPGGEGILADLVRDWERAARAAGEAGIRTTFLRTGLSLSDGGGPLLPQLPMFLAGVGGRLTEPEAMTSWITLDDVVRAFAHAALSAEVEGPLNTVGPQPVTAREFARTLGSVLHRPALVPVPALGPRLLLGADATDELVRTDQNVSDARLEASGYEATHRTVEAALRHVLRR; encoded by the coding sequence GTGAGGATCGAGACCACCCACCGCGTGCCCTTCCCACTGGCCGACGTGCTGGCCTGGCACGAGCGGCCCGGCGCGATCGTGCGCCTGACCCCGCCCGGACTCGCCGGCGCCGATGATCCCGCCGCAGACGGTCTGCAGGTCGGGCGCGTGGTCGCGGCGCACCTGGGCCCGTCCCGGCTGCCGGACCTCCTGCGCCCGCACTGGGTGCTGCGTCACCGCGAGCACGAGACCGGGGACGAGAACGGACGCTTCGTCGACCAACAGGTCCACGGCCCCTGGCGCGACTGGCGCCACGAGCACCGCTTCACCGCCGACGACCACGGCACCCTCGTCCACGACCTCATCGATGTCGAACTGCCGCGTCCTCTCGAGCGGCTCGCGGGCTCCGTCGAGTCGCAGGTGCGCCGCCTGCTCGCCTTCCGCGACCGCCAGCTGCACGATGACCTGCGCTTCCATGCCGGCTTCGCCGGCACACCGCGGCGCACCATCGCCCTCACCGGCTCCTCCGGGTTGATCGGCACCCAGCTCGCCGCCCTGCTCGAGACCGGCGGGCACTCCGTGCGACGGGTGATCCGTGAGGGGAGCGTCGGCCCCGGCGAGATCTCCTGGGATCCGCAGGCCGGAGCCCTGGACGCGGCCGACCTCGAGGGGGTTGACGTCGTCGTCAACCTCGCGGGGCGCTCCATCGCTACCCGATGGACCGACGGCACCCGACGCGAGATCCGCTCCTCCCGGATCCACGGTTCGGCACTCATCGCCCGCACCCTGGCCGGCATGAGGGACGGCCCGTCGGCCCTCGTGCAGGCCAGCGCCATCGGCTTCTACGGGCCGCGGCGTCCAGGCGAGCTGCTCACCGAGGCCGACCCGGGCGGGGAGGGCATCCTCGCCGACCTGGTGCGGGACTGGGAGCGTGCCGCCCGCGCGGCCGGCGAGGCGGGGATCCGCACCACCTTCCTGCGCACGGGTCTCTCGCTGTCCGACGGGGGAGGGCCTCTCCTGCCGCAGCTGCCGATGTTCCTCGCCGGAGTCGGCGGCCGACTGACCGAGCCCGAGGCCATGACCTCGTGGATCACGCTGGACGACGTGGTGCGTGCCTTCGCCCACGCCGCGCTCTCGGCCGAGGTGGAGGGGCCGCTCAACACCGTCGGACCGCAGCCGGTCACCGCCCGCGAGTTCGCCCGCACCTTGGGCTCGGTGCTGCACCGGCCCGCCCTGGTGCCGGTGCCCGCGCTCGGGCCGCGGCTGCTGCTCGGGGCCGACGCGACCGACGAGCTGGTCCGGACCGACCAGAACGTCTCCGACGCCCGGCTGGAGGCCAGCGGCTATGAGGCGACCCACCGCACGGTGGAGGCCGCGCTGCGCCACGTGCTGCGCCGCTGA
- a CDS encoding CPBP family glutamic-type intramembrane protease yields MSLFPAAAPAASSGSLTTADLRRVALFLVLATAVSTGLSVPLATGRLPLTAVGLVVPLAQLSPLLAALLVRRRDEPWRRSLALTVPSWAALGVAGLGAIAAFVLVPLARILIGLGAGAPPAADAAPVLALVLAVPMVFAMQAAFAIGEETGWRGWLHRELAPLGFWSMSLVIGMMWALWHLPIVFALGLAPREAVTYLGTIVAVAPLLSALREISGTAWAAVIGHGLFSSARVAIEQNVLGTVDPALAWLLDLSSWALWIAVGWMVLRVAGGIGPVPDPQPRARRGLSVRRLGA; encoded by the coding sequence ATGTCCCTGTTCCCCGCAGCTGCCCCGGCTGCCTCGTCAGGCTCGCTCACCACGGCGGATCTGCGACGCGTCGCGCTGTTCCTGGTCCTCGCGACCGCCGTGAGCACCGGGCTGTCCGTGCCGCTGGCGACCGGACGACTCCCGCTGACCGCCGTCGGCCTCGTGGTGCCGCTCGCCCAGCTCTCCCCGCTGCTCGCGGCCCTCCTCGTGCGTCGGCGCGACGAGCCCTGGAGGCGTTCGCTGGCCCTGACCGTCCCGTCCTGGGCGGCTCTGGGGGTCGCGGGCCTCGGCGCGATCGCCGCCTTCGTGCTGGTTCCCCTGGCTCGCATACTCATCGGCCTCGGCGCCGGCGCCCCACCGGCTGCCGACGCCGCTCCCGTGCTCGCCCTGGTGCTCGCGGTGCCCATGGTGTTCGCGATGCAGGCCGCCTTCGCGATCGGCGAGGAAACGGGATGGCGAGGCTGGCTGCACCGCGAGCTCGCACCCCTCGGATTCTGGTCGATGTCCCTGGTGATCGGCATGATGTGGGCGCTGTGGCATCTGCCGATCGTGTTCGCCCTGGGGCTCGCGCCGCGCGAGGCGGTCACCTACCTGGGCACCATCGTCGCCGTGGCCCCGCTGCTGTCGGCGCTGCGCGAGATCTCCGGCACCGCCTGGGCCGCCGTCATCGGCCACGGCCTGTTCTCCAGCGCCCGCGTGGCCATCGAGCAGAACGTGCTGGGCACCGTCGACCCCGCCCTGGCGTGGCTGCTGGACCTGTCCTCCTGGGCGCTGTGGATCGCGGTGGGGTGGATGGTGCTGCGCGTCGCCGGCGGGATCGGGCCCGTTCCCGACCCGCAGCCGAGGGCGCGGCGAGGGCTGTCCGTACGCCGCCTCGGTGCGTAG
- a CDS encoding alanine/glycine:cation symporter family protein, producing MIAQLIEDTNGLIWSVPLIALCLLAGLYFTIRTGLLQVRNIPDMLDQLKKGETSPDGTSSFQSLMMSLAGRVGMGNIGGVATAIAFGGPGAVFWMWASAFLGASTSFIECTLGQIYKEKDPDTGEYRGGPAYYFEKAYKHKAPGLSLFYGGLFAVVTIVAMSFFLPGVQANGMASAIDNAWGIPTWVTAIGLVILLGFIVIGGVKRIAHFAVIVVPVMAILYILIALVVFFMNFEDIPRVFGLIFGSAFGVQPVFGAIIGLAIKWGVQRGIYSNEAGQGTGPHAAAAAEVSHPAKQGFAQSFSVYIDTLFVCSATAFIIISTGMFNTFQNEVWDEGASPVIGSGQGDLSVDVEPGPGYIQQGLDAVFPGAGPSFIAFALSFFAFTTVVAYYYMAEVNLTYITRKMKNRTLARALQRVLQALVLVSVAYGAVTTAGSAWGLGDIGVGSMAWLNIVGILVVQVPALKALKDYRAQKKRGLDPQFDPRELGIENAEFWELRADGHTLQGRSGGELEDEGVST from the coding sequence ATGATCGCTCAACTCATCGAGGACACGAACGGGTTGATCTGGTCGGTCCCGCTGATCGCCCTGTGTCTTCTCGCCGGCCTGTACTTCACGATCCGCACCGGGCTGCTCCAGGTCCGCAATATCCCGGACATGCTCGACCAGCTCAAGAAGGGCGAGACCTCGCCGGACGGCACCTCCTCCTTCCAGTCGCTGATGATGTCCCTGGCCGGACGCGTCGGAATGGGAAACATCGGCGGCGTCGCCACGGCCATCGCCTTCGGCGGGCCCGGCGCCGTGTTCTGGATGTGGGCCTCCGCCTTCCTCGGCGCCTCCACCTCGTTCATCGAGTGCACGCTCGGTCAGATCTACAAGGAAAAGGACCCGGACACCGGCGAGTACCGCGGCGGCCCTGCCTATTACTTCGAGAAGGCATACAAGCACAAGGCTCCGGGCCTGTCGCTGTTCTACGGTGGTCTCTTCGCCGTGGTCACAATCGTGGCCATGAGCTTCTTCCTGCCCGGCGTGCAGGCGAACGGCATGGCCTCCGCCATCGACAACGCCTGGGGCATCCCCACCTGGGTCACCGCCATCGGCCTCGTGATCCTGCTGGGCTTCATCGTCATCGGCGGCGTCAAGCGCATCGCCCACTTCGCGGTGATCGTGGTCCCTGTCATGGCGATCCTGTACATCCTCATCGCCCTCGTCGTGTTCTTCATGAACTTCGAGGACATCCCGCGGGTGTTCGGCCTGATCTTCGGCAGCGCCTTCGGCGTCCAGCCGGTGTTCGGAGCGATCATCGGCCTGGCCATCAAGTGGGGCGTCCAGCGCGGCATCTACTCCAACGAGGCCGGCCAGGGCACCGGTCCGCATGCCGCGGCCGCGGCCGAGGTCTCGCATCCGGCCAAGCAGGGCTTCGCCCAGTCGTTCTCCGTCTACATCGACACCCTGTTCGTCTGCTCGGCAACCGCGTTCATCATCATCTCGACCGGCATGTTCAACACCTTCCAGAACGAAGTCTGGGACGAGGGCGCCTCACCGGTGATCGGTTCGGGCCAGGGCGACCTGAGTGTCGACGTCGAGCCCGGCCCGGGATACATTCAGCAAGGCCTCGACGCCGTGTTCCCTGGCGCCGGGCCCTCGTTCATCGCGTTCGCGCTGTCGTTCTTCGCCTTCACCACGGTCGTGGCGTACTACTACATGGCCGAGGTCAACCTCACCTACATCACCCGCAAGATGAAGAACCGCACCCTCGCGCGGGCACTGCAGCGCGTGCTGCAGGCGCTGGTGCTGGTCTCTGTCGCCTACGGCGCAGTGACCACCGCCGGCTCCGCCTGGGGCCTCGGCGACATCGGCGTGGGCTCGATGGCCTGGCTGAACATCGTCGGGATCCTCGTCGTCCAGGTCCCCGCCCTGAAGGCGCTGAAGGACTACCGCGCACAGAAGAAGCGGGGCCTGGATCCGCAGTTCGATCCTCGGGAGCTGGGGATCGAGAACGCCGAGTTCTGGGAGCTGCGGGCGGACGGCCACACGCTCCAGGGCCGCTCGGGCGGGGAGCTGGAGGACGAAGGCGTCTCGACGTGA
- a CDS encoding DNA polymerase III subunit gamma and tau: MATALYRRYRPESFAEVIGQDHVTTPLRRALRAGRVGHAYLFSGPRGCGKTTSARILARCLNCEQGPTDTPCGHCDSCRDLARGGAGSLDVVEIDAASHGGVDDARELRERASFAPVRDRFKVFIIDEAHMVTSAGFNALLKLVEEPPEHVKFVFATTEPDKVIGTIRSRTHHYPFRLIPPQVLAPYLEEVCAAEGVQVGEGVMPLVVRAGGGSARDSMSVLDQLMAGAGEDGLDFPTAIALLGFTDTALLDSAIIAVAERDAASLYAAVEHVLATGHEPRRFVEDLLERMRDLIVLAAVPDRGADLLPQVPADELERMRGQATMFAPADLSQCGDLVHETLSTMSGATSPRLHLELLAARLVLRDERAALAAPADGTGGRPAPAQGGRGGEGQGGRGGPVHGAPQGAPGSVGGREEARRIAQEKAEASRQARSGGAPSAAPTSPEPPDTAAPAGAAGAVGAGATADAGQHPGPAAQEPSPQTNASRPQAPQNQQAQPPTGQPQAPEAQGERQSSRQGQPIDPQAAQSPSNHSQQSQPPTRQDQPAEQQVQPQPQQGRPPQDASGASAPSGGTDGLDPDEVRSHWSAILDELAQIRRPSWALISQNGHVHGAQGTTLVIGFRTDGLVSAFHRGTAAENLADAVRRIMHTDITVEAVVGEDPGPGGGGRPGPGGPGGQRHDGPQRGGGPHGGGGHPGGGTQGAQGSQGAGWPEGGARHDGGTQDGGPQGRDGAPAQDGPGNARTPAPQATAGQGIAGHGAGEQATSPTDAPSADSASTDARSVDPAGPSGSSSPDAGPVPWGDAVSPKAPPAPATSAPQEEEQPLSAGQRASERALRAAARASEQNRGPAASGPDRSEDFAPEPDDPFPPDPRDSYPSESAPRPGGADEMPQGAPAPAVHQGPDTGRWSDALAPAPATAPARSDEVASAVAPPVAAPPAGGADDGEIPVVDDEGRDSLPPEEPRTYGQAALKRAIAEGRVIRSRPAQTVPTTSATSGADGGSGADHGAGADHGAARAAGAGSDAAPEPSGWGPASSAATPGSAASPSPAGRTSTTVGSSSSAAVDAASPPPMSPSATSAPTEDRSATAPTESPGATAWAESPGAWGAAATAAQPAPADSAPPSPTDTGGPAESASSRAAASWGTASIAPAPGDESASVPARSGAALVREAAQASRTAGQRARSATPEDAPEVDPTGGATRDDEDAVVAQRNGREIIESVLGGKVLEVIDETERY; encoded by the coding sequence GTGGCCACCGCTCTGTACCGTCGTTATCGTCCCGAGTCCTTCGCCGAGGTGATCGGCCAGGACCACGTCACCACGCCGCTGCGGCGTGCGCTGCGCGCGGGACGGGTCGGCCACGCCTACCTGTTCTCGGGCCCGCGAGGCTGTGGCAAGACCACCTCTGCGCGGATCCTGGCGCGCTGCCTGAATTGCGAGCAGGGGCCGACGGACACCCCGTGCGGCCACTGCGATTCCTGCCGTGACCTGGCGCGCGGCGGAGCCGGCAGCCTCGACGTGGTGGAAATCGACGCCGCCAGCCACGGTGGTGTGGACGATGCCCGCGAGCTGCGAGAGCGCGCCTCGTTCGCCCCGGTGCGGGACCGCTTCAAGGTGTTCATCATCGACGAGGCCCACATGGTCACCTCGGCAGGCTTCAACGCTCTGCTCAAGCTCGTCGAGGAGCCGCCGGAGCACGTGAAGTTCGTCTTCGCGACCACCGAGCCGGACAAGGTCATCGGCACCATCCGCTCGCGCACCCACCACTACCCCTTCCGGCTGATCCCGCCGCAGGTGCTCGCGCCCTACCTCGAGGAGGTGTGCGCGGCCGAGGGTGTGCAGGTCGGCGAGGGCGTCATGCCGCTCGTGGTGCGTGCCGGCGGCGGTTCGGCCCGCGACTCCATGTCGGTGCTGGACCAGCTCATGGCCGGGGCGGGGGAGGACGGCCTGGACTTCCCCACCGCCATCGCTCTGCTCGGCTTCACCGATACCGCACTGCTGGACAGCGCCATCATCGCGGTCGCCGAGCGGGATGCCGCCTCCCTGTACGCGGCGGTCGAGCACGTGCTGGCCACCGGGCACGAGCCGCGCCGCTTCGTCGAGGACCTGCTGGAACGGATGCGGGACCTGATCGTGCTGGCCGCGGTGCCGGATCGCGGCGCTGATCTGCTGCCGCAGGTCCCCGCCGACGAGCTCGAGCGCATGCGCGGCCAGGCCACGATGTTCGCCCCCGCGGACCTCTCGCAGTGCGGCGACCTCGTCCACGAGACGCTGTCCACCATGAGCGGGGCGACCTCGCCGAGACTCCACCTCGAGCTGCTGGCCGCGCGGCTGGTGCTGCGAGATGAGCGAGCCGCGCTCGCCGCTCCGGCCGACGGGACCGGGGGACGCCCGGCTCCGGCGCAGGGCGGCCGCGGTGGTGAGGGGCAGGGCGGCCGCGGCGGCCCTGTTCACGGTGCTCCGCAGGGGGCGCCCGGGAGTGTTGGTGGGCGCGAGGAGGCCCGCCGCATCGCCCAGGAGAAGGCGGAGGCCTCGCGTCAGGCGCGCTCCGGCGGGGCGCCCTCCGCGGCGCCGACCTCGCCGGAGCCGCCGGACACAGCGGCCCCCGCGGGAGCGGCTGGAGCAGTCGGTGCGGGTGCCACCGCCGATGCGGGCCAGCATCCCGGGCCGGCGGCGCAGGAGCCGTCACCGCAGACCAACGCCTCACGGCCCCAGGCCCCCCAGAATCAGCAGGCCCAGCCGCCGACGGGTCAGCCGCAGGCACCCGAGGCGCAGGGCGAGAGGCAGTCGTCCCGGCAGGGCCAGCCGATCGATCCGCAGGCGGCGCAGTCGCCGTCGAACCACTCGCAGCAGTCCCAGCCACCGACCCGGCAGGACCAGCCGGCCGAGCAGCAGGTGCAGCCGCAGCCGCAACAGGGCCGGCCTCCGCAGGATGCTTCCGGTGCCTCGGCCCCCAGCGGCGGGACCGACGGGCTGGATCCTGACGAGGTGCGCTCGCACTGGTCCGCGATCCTCGACGAGCTCGCGCAGATCCGCCGCCCCAGCTGGGCGCTGATCTCCCAGAACGGACACGTCCACGGTGCCCAGGGGACGACCCTGGTGATCGGGTTCCGCACCGACGGCCTGGTCTCCGCCTTCCACCGCGGCACTGCTGCAGAGAACCTGGCCGATGCGGTGCGCCGCATCATGCACACCGACATCACGGTCGAGGCCGTCGTCGGCGAGGACCCCGGCCCCGGCGGCGGCGGTCGCCCCGGTCCGGGCGGCCCCGGGGGACAGCGCCACGACGGCCCGCAGCGGGGTGGCGGACCGCACGGTGGGGGTGGTCATCCCGGCGGCGGCACCCAGGGCGCACAGGGGTCACAGGGTGCCGGTTGGCCGGAGGGTGGTGCTCGGCACGATGGTGGAACCCAGGACGGCGGACCGCAGGGCCGCGACGGAGCGCCCGCCCAGGACGGCCCCGGAAACGCCCGGACTCCGGCGCCCCAAGCCACTGCGGGTCAGGGGATCGCCGGGCACGGCGCAGGCGAGCAGGCAACGAGCCCGACGGACGCGCCGTCGGCCGATTCCGCATCGACCGACGCGCGGTCCGTCGACCCTGCCGGCCCGTCCGGCAGCTCCTCCCCCGACGCCGGGCCTGTCCCGTGGGGCGATGCCGTCTCCCCGAAGGCGCCGCCGGCTCCGGCGACCTCGGCCCCGCAGGAGGAGGAGCAGCCTCTGTCCGCAGGCCAGCGCGCCTCCGAGCGCGCGCTGCGCGCCGCTGCCCGCGCCTCCGAGCAGAATCGCGGCCCCGCAGCATCTGGTCCGGACCGGTCCGAGGACTTCGCCCCGGAACCGGACGATCCCTTCCCGCCGGACCCCCGGGACTCCTACCCCTCAGAGAGCGCCCCGCGGCCGGGCGGCGCCGACGAGATGCCGCAAGGTGCGCCGGCGCCGGCGGTGCACCAAGGCCCAGACACGGGGCGCTGGTCCGACGCGCTCGCGCCGGCTCCCGCCACGGCGCCGGCTCGATCTGACGAGGTGGCATCAGCCGTCGCCCCGCCGGTCGCGGCCCCGCCCGCCGGAGGAGCGGACGACGGGGAGATCCCCGTCGTCGACGACGAGGGGCGTGACTCCCTGCCCCCGGAGGAACCGCGCACCTATGGACAGGCGGCGCTGAAGCGGGCGATCGCCGAGGGCCGAGTGATCCGCTCCCGTCCCGCGCAGACCGTCCCGACGACGTCGGCGACCAGCGGCGCCGATGGCGGTTCCGGTGCCGACCACGGTGCCGGTGCCGACCACGGTGCTGCTCGTGCCGCTGGCGCTGGTTCGGATGCCGCCCCCGAACCGTCCGGGTGGGGACCGGCCTCCTCCGCCGCGACGCCGGGATCGGCCGCGTCGCCGTCTCCCGCGGGACGGACTTCCACCACCGTCGGCTCGTCCTCGTCGGCAGCCGTCGACGCGGCCTCCCCGCCCCCGATGTCGCCGTCGGCCACCTCCGCGCCGACCGAGGACCGGAGTGCCACTGCGCCGACCGAGAGCCCCGGCGCCACGGCGTGGGCCGAGAGCCCAGGTGCCTGGGGTGCCGCGGCCACCGCCGCTCAACCCGCACCGGCCGACAGCGCTCCACCTTCACCCACGGACACCGGAGGACCGGCGGAGTCCGCCAGCTCTCGAGCTGCGGCATCCTGGGGGACGGCCTCGATCGCCCCGGCCCCGGGGGACGAATCGGCCTCTGTCCCCGCGCGCAGCGGCGCGGCCCTGGTGCGTGAGGCGGCCCAGGCCTCGCGCACTGCCGGTCAGCGAGCGCGCAGCGCCACTCCCGAGGATGCGCCGGAGGTGGACCCCACCGGTGGGGCGACCCGGGATGACGAGGACGCCGTAGTCGCTCAGCGCAACGGACGCGAGATCATCGAGTCCGTGCTCGGCGGCAAGGTCCTCGAGGTCATCGACGAGACCGAGAGGTACTGA
- a CDS encoding MFS transporter: MSTQRTAPAQQKPTTLRGVAGTAYFPIAFVARFPFAMMVVGTLTLVVSARDSIALGGLNSAVVGLGSALVGPLLGAAADRVGQRSVILVSGIVNSLALLAMAAVAFSSLPDAAVLAVGFLVGASSPQIGPFSRSRLVQLILTRLPSARRARSLNATMGYESAADETAFVFGPVVVGLLATTMSPAAPMIGAAALTLLFVTAFALHPTARVSIPTSEEPVVQAPARELRTLRVLVVVAGALGVGLFFGTVLTSLTAFLSETGHGDSAGLVYGVMGIGSTILALSITLFPEGFALHARWLVFSALMLAAMLAFGVAGSLTGIVAAMAVAGIGIGPTVVTLYSLAAERSPRGRSATVMTMLGSATIVGQSAASALTGAVAENIGSQASMWMPLGAAGLVVLAALVNALACREAAPASVTGDELHDETVALAEHPAEHL; the protein is encoded by the coding sequence ATGAGCACTCAGCGAACCGCCCCCGCGCAGCAGAAGCCCACGACCCTGCGCGGCGTCGCCGGCACCGCCTACTTCCCGATCGCCTTCGTCGCCCGTTTCCCCTTCGCGATGATGGTCGTCGGCACCCTCACCCTCGTCGTCTCCGCGCGTGACTCGATCGCGCTCGGCGGGCTGAACTCGGCGGTCGTGGGGCTCGGTTCGGCGCTCGTCGGGCCGCTGCTCGGCGCCGCCGCCGACAGGGTCGGTCAGCGCAGCGTCATCCTCGTCTCCGGGATCGTGAACTCCCTGGCCCTGCTCGCGATGGCGGCGGTCGCCTTCAGCTCCCTGCCCGACGCGGCAGTGCTCGCCGTCGGCTTCCTCGTCGGCGCCTCCTCCCCGCAGATCGGGCCGTTCTCCCGCAGCCGTCTGGTCCAGCTGATCCTCACCCGCCTCCCCTCCGCCCGCCGCGCTCGCAGCCTGAACGCGACCATGGGCTACGAATCAGCGGCCGACGAGACCGCCTTCGTGTTCGGCCCCGTCGTCGTCGGCCTGCTCGCGACCACGATGAGCCCGGCCGCCCCCATGATCGGCGCGGCAGCGCTGACGCTGCTGTTCGTCACCGCTTTCGCCCTGCACCCCACCGCCCGGGTCAGCATCCCCACCTCCGAGGAACCGGTGGTGCAGGCGCCGGCCCGCGAGCTGCGCACCCTGCGGGTCCTGGTGGTCGTGGCAGGGGCATTGGGCGTCGGGCTCTTCTTCGGCACGGTGCTCACCTCGCTCACCGCCTTCCTCTCCGAGACCGGTCACGGCGACTCCGCGGGGCTCGTCTACGGCGTGATGGGCATCGGGTCGACGATCCTCGCCCTCAGCATCACCCTGTTCCCCGAGGGGTTCGCCCTGCATGCGCGCTGGCTCGTGTTCTCCGCGCTGATGCTGGCGGCGATGCTCGCCTTCGGCGTCGCGGGCTCCCTGACCGGGATCGTCGCGGCGATGGCCGTGGCCGGCATCGGGATCGGCCCGACGGTGGTGACGCTGTACAGCCTCGCCGCCGAGCGCAGCCCGCGCGGACGCTCGGCGACGGTGATGACCATGCTGGGATCGGCCACGATCGTCGGCCAGTCGGCCGCTTCGGCGCTGACCGGCGCGGTCGCCGAGAACATCGGGTCGCAGGCGTCCATGTGGATGCCCCTCGGAGCGGCCGGACTGGTGGTACTCGCGGCCCTGGTCAATGCCCTGGCATGCCGCGAGGCAGCGCCCGCCTCCGTCACCGGGGACGAGCTTCACGACGAGACGGTCGCGCTCGCGGAGCACCCCGCCGAACATCTCTGA
- a CDS encoding VOC family protein → MSVFVSHTSIDCHDAYALSEWWRDILEYEMDPEDPNLPGHEECAIQDPATGHTLLFLEVHDEELPAKRIHFDVRPRERTQDDEVAWALSQGATQVADHRGQYGPGTGWVILADPEGNQFCILRSEGERATAPSSDD, encoded by the coding sequence ATGAGCGTCTTCGTCTCCCACACCAGCATCGACTGCCACGACGCCTACGCCCTCAGCGAGTGGTGGCGCGACATCCTCGAGTACGAGATGGACCCGGAGGACCCGAACCTTCCCGGGCACGAGGAGTGCGCGATCCAGGACCCCGCCACCGGGCACACGCTGCTGTTCCTGGAGGTGCATGACGAGGAGCTCCCGGCGAAGCGGATCCATTTCGACGTGCGCCCGCGCGAGCGCACGCAGGACGACGAGGTGGCGTGGGCGCTGTCCCAGGGCGCGACCCAAGTGGCCGATCACCGCGGCCAGTACGGCCCCGGCACCGGCTGGGTGATCCTGGCCGATCCGGAGGGCAACCAGTTCTGCATCCTGCGCTCGGAAGGGGAGCGCGCGACGGCCCCGAGCTCGGACGACTGA
- a CDS encoding dicarboxylate/amino acid:cation symporter, which translates to MSTPTTPTAQHGTTPPRTRNPLRAIARIPFGWQVLIGLILGVVLGLVAAQIGPVPGAGEDGADGPNWLTTTLETIGTIFVTLLKALVPPLIFLAIVTSIANLRNVTNAARLAWKTLLWFAITSFIAVMIGIGLGALTNPGVGSGVSEGAAEASETQGGWLDFLTGLVPSNFLGVEGSVGDDGSVSLGFNALQILVISIAVGIAVLSVGEKADPFLRFTGSALEIVQKLLWWVIRLAPIGTVGLLGNAVASYGWDAIGQLGVFVADVYIGMFIVLLVVYPVLLKTNGLSIGSFFRGVWPATSLGFVSRSSLGTMPMTQAVTERMGVPRHYASFAVPLGSTTKMDGCAAIYPALAAIFVANFYGVPLGITDYLLIVLVSVLGSAATAGMTGATVMLTLTLSTLGLPLEGVGLLLAIDPILDMGRTALNVTGQALVPVIVSTREKILDRPVYDAARRSSFQAIQAEQAQETTDGAATTGARTDEPGPEAPREKETAGV; encoded by the coding sequence GTGAGCACACCTACCACCCCCACCGCCCAGCACGGGACGACTCCGCCGCGCACGCGCAATCCGCTGCGCGCGATCGCCCGCATCCCCTTCGGCTGGCAGGTCCTGATCGGCCTCATCCTCGGCGTGGTCCTCGGCCTGGTCGCCGCCCAGATCGGCCCGGTCCCCGGCGCCGGCGAGGACGGCGCGGACGGCCCCAACTGGCTGACCACCACCCTCGAGACCATCGGCACGATCTTCGTGACGCTGCTGAAGGCCCTGGTCCCGCCGCTGATCTTCCTCGCGATCGTCACCTCGATCGCGAACCTCCGCAACGTCACCAACGCCGCCCGCCTGGCGTGGAAGACCCTGCTGTGGTTCGCGATCACCTCCTTCATCGCCGTGATGATCGGCATCGGTCTGGGCGCGCTCACCAATCCCGGCGTCGGCTCCGGCGTCTCGGAGGGGGCCGCCGAGGCCTCCGAGACCCAGGGCGGCTGGCTGGACTTCCTCACCGGCCTGGTGCCTTCGAACTTCCTGGGCGTCGAGGGCAGCGTCGGCGACGACGGCTCCGTCTCGCTCGGCTTCAACGCCCTGCAGATCCTGGTCATCTCGATCGCCGTCGGCATCGCCGTGCTCTCCGTCGGCGAGAAGGCCGATCCCTTCCTGCGCTTCACCGGCTCCGCCCTGGAGATCGTCCAGAAGCTGCTGTGGTGGGTCATCCGCCTCGCCCCGATCGGCACCGTCGGCCTGCTCGGCAACGCGGTGGCGAGCTACGGCTGGGACGCCATCGGCCAGCTCGGCGTCTTCGTCGCCGACGTCTACATCGGCATGTTCATCGTGCTGCTGGTGGTCTACCCCGTGCTGCTGAAGACCAACGGGCTCTCCATCGGCTCCTTCTTCCGCGGCGTGTGGCCGGCGACCTCCCTCGGGTTCGTCTCCCGCTCCTCGCTGGGCACGATGCCGATGACCCAGGCGGTCACCGAGCGCATGGGCGTCCCGCGCCACTACGCCTCCTTCGCCGTGCCGCTCGGCTCGACCACCAAGATGGACGGCTGCGCCGCGATCTACCCGGCGCTGGCCGCGATCTTCGTGGCGAACTTCTACGGCGTGCCGCTCGGGATCACCGACTACCTGCTCATCGTGCTGGTCTCCGTGCTGGGCTCGGCGGCGACCGCCGGCATGACCGGTGCGACCGTCATGCTCACGCTGACGCTGTCCACCCTGGGCCTCCCCCTCGAGGGCGTCGGCCTGCTGCTGGCGATCGACCCCATCCTGGACATGGGCCGCACCGCCCTGAACGTCACCGGCCAGGCCCTGGTGCCCGTGATCGTCTCCACGCGCGAGAAGATCCTCGACCGACCGGTCTACGATGCCGCCCGCCGCTCCTCCTTCCAGGCGATCCAGGCCGAGCAGGCCCAGGAGACGACCGACGGCGCCGCCACCACGGGGGCGCGGACCGACGAGCCGGGCCCCGAAGCGCCCCGGGAGAAGGAGACGGCCGGCGTCTGA